The following are encoded in a window of Pseudomonas sp. St316 genomic DNA:
- a CDS encoding nickel/cobalt efflux protein RcnA has translation MPNFAELLQQGGAHAWLYFPSAILLGALHGLEPGHSKTMMAAFIVAIRGSVKQAVLLGLAATLSHTAVVWLVAIGGMYLGQGLDAETTEPYFQLASAALIIVIALWMLWRTWRGERMFKLEQGHEHHHHDHDHDHHHHEHDHGHPEPKGLALSLEGYQDAHEQAHADDIRKRFTNREVSTGQIILFGLTGGLIPCPAAITVLLLCLQVKEVALGGLLVLCFSIGLAITLVTVGAAAAIGARQASNRWPWLGTVARRAPYFSSVLIIGVGLYVGIHGWVGLYA, from the coding sequence ATGCCCAATTTTGCTGAACTGCTGCAACAGGGTGGTGCTCACGCCTGGCTGTATTTCCCCAGCGCTATCTTGCTGGGCGCCTTGCATGGCCTGGAGCCTGGTCATTCCAAAACCATGATGGCCGCGTTTATCGTGGCGATTCGGGGGTCGGTCAAGCAGGCGGTGTTGCTGGGGTTGGCGGCGACGCTGTCCCACACTGCCGTGGTGTGGTTGGTCGCCATCGGCGGCATGTATTTGGGCCAGGGGCTGGACGCCGAAACCACCGAGCCTTATTTCCAGTTGGCGTCTGCTGCGCTGATCATTGTCATCGCGCTGTGGATGCTGTGGCGTACCTGGCGTGGTGAGCGGATGTTCAAGCTCGAACAGGGACATGAGCACCACCACCATGATCATGATCATGATCACCATCATCACGAACATGACCACGGGCACCCCGAACCCAAAGGCCTGGCGCTGTCGCTGGAGGGTTATCAGGACGCCCACGAGCAGGCACATGCCGACGACATCCGTAAGCGCTTCACCAATCGGGAGGTCTCCACTGGCCAGATCATCCTGTTTGGCCTGACGGGCGGGCTGATTCCTTGTCCCGCGGCCATTACCGTCCTGCTGTTGTGCCTGCAGGTCAAAGAGGTCGCGCTGGGCGGCCTGCTTGTCCTGTGTTTCAGCATCGGCCTGGCGATTACCCTGGTGACTGTGGGGGCTGCGGCGGCCATTGGTGCGAGGCAGGCTTCCAATCGCTGGCCTTGGTTGGGCACTGTTGCGCGCCGGGCACCTTACTTTTCCAGCGTATTGATCATCGGTGTCGGCCTCTATGTGGGTATCCATGGCTGGGTCGGTTTGTACGCATAG
- a CDS encoding metal-sensing transcriptional repressor, whose translation MTEHDHEHPHQSHGAIIKRLKRADGHLRSIITMIEEGRECVDIAQQLHAVEKAVCQAKRTLIQDHIDHCLEDTVSSLNKGERAPLEAFKQITKYL comes from the coding sequence ATGACTGAGCACGACCATGAACATCCTCACCAAAGCCATGGGGCGATCATCAAGCGCCTCAAGCGCGCGGACGGTCATTTGCGCAGCATTATCACGATGATCGAAGAGGGGCGTGAGTGCGTGGATATCGCCCAGCAGTTGCATGCGGTCGAGAAAGCGGTGTGCCAGGCCAAGCGGACGTTGATCCAGGATCACATCGATCACTGCCTGGAGGACACCGTTTCGTCGTTGAATAAAGGCGAGCGCGCTCCGCTGGAAGCCTTCAAACAAATCACCAAGTACCTCTAG